The DNA segment CGTCGATCTGCTCCACAAAAACGGGTTCAACCTTGCCTGCCACGCGCAGCGCGCGTGTCAACGCGCGGCCATCGGCGGCCACGATCGGGGCTTCCCCGGCGGCATAGACCTCGGCCAGCAGCAGCGCATCCACGGTGCCCAGCACCTTGACGAAGTCCTCGAAGCAGTCGCGTGTGCGGGTATAGCGGTGCGGCTGGAACGCCAGCACCAGCCGGCGCCCCGGGAACGCACCGCGCGCGGCGGCCAGCGTCGCGGCCATCTCGACCGGATGGTGGCCGTAGTCGTCCACCAGCGTGAAGGTGCCCGCGCTCTTGGCCTCGCCCTGCTCGTTAGTGCCGACGCAAGCCACTTCGCCATAGCGCTGGAAGCGGCGTCCCACCCCGTGGAACTCGCGCAGCGCCTTGACGATGGCGGCGTCCGGCACCTCCAGCTCGGTCGCGATGGCAATCGCCGCCAGCGCGTTCTGGATGTTGTGCATGCCCGGCAAATTCAGCACCACCTCCAGCGGCGCCTCGGCGTGTCCGTTCAACTGGCGCAGCACGGTGAAATGCATCTGGCCGTCGACGGCGCGGGCATTGACCGCACGCACCTGCGCATCTTCGGCAAAGCCGTAGCGCACGATTGGCTTGGACACGAACGGCATGATCTCGCGCACGTTGGGGTCGTCCACGCACAGCACGGCGATGCCATAGAACGGCAGGCGCTGGGTGAACTCCACGAACGCCTGCTTGAGCCGGGCAAAGTCATGCCCGTAGGTGTCCATGTGGTCGGCGTCGATGTTGGTGATGACCTCGATCACCGGGAACAGGTTCAGGAACGAGGCATCCGACTCGTCGGCCTCGGCCACGATGAAGTCGCCCGTGCCCAGGCGCGCATTGGCGCCCGCCGAGTTGAGCCGGCCGCCGATCACGAAGGTGGGATCAAGTCCGCCTTCAGCCAGCACCGACGCCACCAAGCTGGTGGTGGTGGTCTTGCCATGCGTGCCGGCGATGGCCACGCCCTGCTTCAGGCGCATCAACTCGGCCAGCATCACCGCGCGCGGCACCACCGGGATGCGCTTGGCGCGCGCGGCCAGCACCTCGGGGTTGTCGTTGGTCACGGCGGTGGACACCACCACCGCATTGGCGCCGTTGACGTGGGCGGCATCATGCCCGTGCATCACGGTCGCGCCGAGCGACGCGAGGCG comes from the Cupriavidus basilensis genome and includes:
- the murC gene encoding UDP-N-acetylmuramate--L-alanine ligase; protein product: MKHIVKNIHFVGIGGAGMSGIAEVLLNLGYKVSGSDVGSNAATRRLASLGATVMHGHDAAHVNGANAVVVSTAVTNDNPEVLAARAKRIPVVPRAVMLAELMRLKQGVAIAGTHGKTTTTSLVASVLAEGGLDPTFVIGGRLNSAGANARLGTGDFIVAEADESDASFLNLFPVIEVITNIDADHMDTYGHDFARLKQAFVEFTQRLPFYGIAVLCVDDPNVREIMPFVSKPIVRYGFAEDAQVRAVNARAVDGQMHFTVLRQLNGHAEAPLEVVLNLPGMHNIQNALAAIAIATELEVPDAAIVKALREFHGVGRRFQRYGEVACVGTNEQGEAKSAGTFTLVDDYGHHPVEMAATLAAARGAFPGRRLVLAFQPHRYTRTRDCFEDFVKVLGTVDALLLAEVYAAGEAPIVAADGRALTRALRVAGKVEPVFVEQIDEMPQAILNAVRPGDVVVTMGAGTIGIVPGQLVSQQAGGQA